A single genomic interval of Pseudomonas sp. FeN3W harbors:
- a CDS encoding CopD family protein, which yields MTSFALLYTLHLLAATVWVGGMFFAWMVLRPAAVAMLQAPERLTLWADVFRRFFVWVWVAVLVLPVSGIGMWHMRFGPLESAPRYVHIMAGLYLVMLALFLRIQLLQLPVLKRAIEAGRWPDGGAALGQIRRLVGINLVLGLLVVALASARPPF from the coding sequence ATGACGTCATTTGCCCTGCTTTATACATTGCATTTACTCGCCGCAACGGTCTGGGTGGGCGGAATGTTTTTCGCCTGGATGGTCCTGCGCCCGGCGGCGGTGGCGATGCTGCAGGCACCGGAACGCTTGACATTATGGGCAGATGTTTTCCGACGTTTTTTCGTCTGGGTCTGGGTAGCGGTGCTGGTATTACCGGTGAGTGGCATCGGCATGTGGCACATGCGTTTCGGACCGCTGGAAAGCGCACCGCGCTACGTGCACATCATGGCCGGCCTGTATCTGGTGATGCTGGCGCTGTTTCTACGTATCCAGCTGCTGCAGCTGCCAGTCCTCAAGCGCGCAATCGAAGCCGGGCGGTGGCCGGACGGTGGTGCGGCGCTCGGACAGATCCGCCGACTGGTGGGCATCAACCTCGTGCTCGGCCTGCTGGTGGTCGCACTGGCCAGCGCACGGCCGCCGTTCTGA